The following coding sequences are from one Augochlora pura isolate Apur16 chromosome 6, APUR_v2.2.1, whole genome shotgun sequence window:
- the Glcat-i gene encoding glucuronyltransferase I, which translates to MTKSVFLTDESGTKYNMWGGFRCNKGFLILFLFHVIAFQCFIYYQERYKWQEWRNTLESIMIEQRDVYGSINSIIKWLETHGGLDGNITRRLSDKPTIYAITPTFARPVQKAELTRLHQTFLHVPNFHWIVVEDARTKTKLVTRFLENSGLMYTHLAAATPTSYKLGRNDPNWKKPRGVEQRNAALHWLRDNRKVTEKGIVFFADDDNTYSIKLFQEMEKIQKVGVWPVGLVGGLMVEKPICDNVTNKIVGFNAAWKPNRPFPLDMAGFAINLELLLENKEAMFSYDVEGGYQESEILRQIVKRDELEPLADCCTKVYVWHTRTEPPQLNVEQLLIKKGKRSNMGIEV; encoded by the exons ATGACAAAAAGTGTGTTCCTCACCGACGAATCCggtactaaatataatatgtggGGCGGTTTTCGTTGTAACAAAGGCTTCCTAATATTGTTCCTGTTTCATGTGATCGCCTTCCAATGTTTCATAT ATTATCAGGAACGATACAAATGGCAAGAATGGAGAAATACGTTGGAGTCAATAATGATCGAACAAAGGGACGTTTACGGTTcgataaatagtattattaagtGGTTGGAGACTCACGGCGGTCTCGATGGCAATATTACGCGGAGACTCTCCGACAAGCCGACGATCTACGCAATCACGCCAACTTTCGCTAGACCCGTGCAGAAAGCGGAGCTGACCAGGTTACATCAAACTTTTTTACATGTGCCGAACTTCCATTGGATCGTCGTCGAAGACGCGAGAACGAAGACGAAATTGGTTACACGGTTTTTGGAGAACAGCGGGCTGATGTACACACATTTGGCCGCAGCGACACCGACCTCTTACAAATTAGGCAGGAACGACCCGAATTGGAAGAAACCGCGTGGCGTTGAACAGCGAAACGCCGCATTACACTGGCTTCGCGACAATCGGAAAGTAACAGAGAAAGGGATTGTATTTTTCGCTGACGATGATAATACATACTCGATCAAGCTGTTCCAAGAG ATggagaaaattcaaaaagtcGGCGTATGGCCGGTGGGCCTAGTTGGCGGCCTGATGGTGGAAAAGCCGATATGTGATAACGTGACGAACAAAATAGTTGGCTTTAATGCAGCTTGGAAACCGAACCGTCCGTTCCCGTTGGACATGGCCGGGTTCGCAATTAACCTAGAACTCCTGTTAGAAAACAAGGAGGCGATGTTTTCTTACGATGTGGAGGGAGGATACCAGGAGAGTGAAATCTTGAGACAAATCGTCAAGAGAGACGAATTAGAACCTCTGGCGGACTGCTGCACAAAG gTGTACGTGTGGCATACACGCACAGAACCGCCACAACTGAATGTAGAGCaactattaataaagaaaGGCAAACGTTCGAACATGGGCATAGAAGTGTGA